The genome window GtaggttttgtcaagtactcaGCTGTTTAACATCGTATTATTTTTGCAGCATGACATAAACAGGCTATTGGAAGCCTCATGAATACTGTGAGATGCAAAGGCGTTACCCCGAGGGTGCTCCCCGCCAGATTCACTAATTGAACAAAACGATTTCTGTTCTTTGTTTGATGATTGACATTGTTCCGAACCATCTTTGACAGTGACCTGTGATACAAAAACTCACTAGCTTCATCTAGTTTCCTTTAAATCTTGTAAAACCTGGTCTGTTAATTGGTTGTTAGGAGTTTAAAGACGCTAATTTCGTGGACAcattttttgaagaaaatgcCCGTCTGCTGGCATTCACGAAATAAAGGTCCGATATGGTCACGCCACCATCGCCTAACTCACACCTGTTTGAGCAGACGGGGGACGAGCATTCTTCGCTGTGCTTTATGTTTTTCCGATCAATACAAGCACTGTTGTCCCCAAAACACTCCCTTACGATCATAGTTTAACAAAAGTggtaaacatcctaatggttcCAGATTGGTACACATGGAACCACATATCAAGATACCAAACAAATCAAAGACAATAGCAGGGCCGTCATTAGAAGGGGCTATAATCACTTCTGAGGCTATAATAGCTTTTCCCAAAAGTGATTATGTCCCTATTAATGAATCACTACCAACAAGCCCCGAACAGAACAGGAGATGCTCCATCACCATGATAGCAAAACACAAGTTGCTCTGAAGATTgtacaaaaagaaagagaagctCATTCATCCATACATGTGCGGCATACAATTCTGCAAATTGTGATTTTGAAATGGTTACGAACTTCAAAAGGACTTTTGATTCAATAGGAAGTTTCCACCTAAAAGCCAAAAGAATATCTTGCTACAGATGAGTATCTTAACCTCCACACTACTTGAAACTTCCTCAATGGGTGAATTATGTCACCGAAACATCTCCCAGAGTAATGGATTTTGTTACAGATTATGTTAGCATAAACTTGTTTAACCGCCGGTGGGTGAAGGGTCGTCAAGTTACCCTTCTCACAGATGCAGTTCATTTACAACAACACATATACAAAACCGGCATGTCTGTTGCAGCGTATCTTCATCCGCGAGTCAAGTCAATACCAGTGTGGCCATTTCTCAAATCAACTTGCCGCGAGCCAGGCCAAATGCCTGCACCGGAGGGATTATAATTTTGAGTAGGTGGGGCACTGCTTGGTAGAGCCAATTTCTCGCTATGCTGTGGCTCGGAATTCTCGTCGCTATTGGGACCAGCCACTTGCTTGTTCTTGGTCTTCGAGCTACCATATACAAAACTGCAAAGCACAACCTGCAACAACACATGAATCGGATCTTCAATAGGCATCTGCATTCCTTCACTACAATTAGAACTGATAAAAGTGCTTCTAAGATCATCCGATGCTAGACAAATATCAAATGTCACGACATGTGTGCAAGTGCAGACAACCAGCAGGAAATAAAATATTAGCATTCAGCCTAGAAACGTTGAACAAATTACTGAGCAGTAAACAAAATACCTGCACTGGAGTTGCTGCAATAAGCACTGCGACAGCACCACCAATGACATGACCATTAGGATTAGAAAGGGAAACACTTATTCCCCCTGTTCGATTGTGAGGTCCACCATCCTCGGCAACTAAGTACGAACCTGACAAGCATAATATCTGGAACCGACCCTGCAGAGCCACATAAACAATCAAGTTAAAGGGAGAAAATAAGCTAATTATTGCAAAAACTGGACTTGCAAAAGTAAGTGCATTTTTATGAGCAATGATTCACTATTTCAGCGCTGAATACTGTGATAGACAATTTACTTGATAAAGTTAAGAACACATTTCTGGGAAGAATATGTAAACCTTTTGAGCTGCTCCAGAATGGAACAACTAAAAGAGAAATGTTGATACTCTTTGAGATGGAAGTAGGCATCCCAGCCTACTTAAAACCTGGATAGTATCAGGGATTCTGAACTAATTACTGTCAGAGTAACAATGTTTAACCTGCTTCTAACAGTTAACCCCACTCCTAATGGCACCTTTTCTCCTCTTACTAATAAGCATTGACCAATCCACTGAACTATATTACGTTCGGCCACTAAGAAGGGTTGGCAACAGCCTCAACGGCAATCACCATAAGCATCTCCTGATTCTACCATCTGATTATCTGGCGATCTCACTGAGACTTGCAGCTGTTACAGCCACCATCAACCCATTAAATCATCAAACAGTAAGAGTGTGCTGTCATATGTGGACATCTACAATTTACAAGACCCTTTGACAAATCCTTTTACATCTAACTAAGCATGCAAGCAACCTTCCCCGAGGCAGATTTAAATTGCCTGCCTCAAAAACCATGAACATCACAGTATAGATTAAAACCCCAAACCGTAAACAAATGTTAAGAGTTTTTTTCCTTACCATCCTCCAATGTTGCACGGATAAAGGTACAGATGGGGATATCCAGTACCATACGGTACACGCTAGCACGGCAAATCTCTAAAAAAATAAGGATACGATATGGAAATTaaactaatatatatttttaaaactaTATTCCACAGGGTTCATATGTCATTATATACGTTCAATAACAAAAGAGTGAAGCATTCATGTTTATCTTTTAACATTAATAAAATAACTCACTGCTCAGTATTTATGATTTTTGAGAATGGTCCCCACCAATCCCAGGAACGGAATGATTATCCCTGTCCGATGGGTCTACATCCATCTCTAAATGTCCCGGTGACTCTACCAAATCCACAAGAACAACGGAATTTAGAAACTACAACAACCCAAATTCCTAACTTAATTAAGTCAAGATTAATATTTTATCTTGACCGTATGCTAGGAGTACAAGTATCCTATAGTCAACACCACAAAAAGTCAATGATACTCCAAATGGAGTATCTGATGCGTATCGGAAGGTATCATGAGGGTGTAGGCATCCGATACTCACCCTTGTCCAAATTTGAAGTATTGGTGCAACATAGACATTCTCCAAACAGACTCCCTGCCTCCTAGCCCACTTCATTTATCTCCTTTTCATGCTATTCTTTCGTTAGTTCTAATTCTACTGGTGGCCCGAAGGCCGTGTTGGCACATTGTATACCATTACCAACTGTTTTTCTGCCCCATATGTATTTGATAAGTAGTTAATTACTGCACTAGTTTCCCTTTCCCATCAGCTATTTGAACCAAACATAGTGCTCAAACtattaaaagaaaatgaaatgtaCTATAACTATAACCAATCACAAATTTACACAATGAGCGGACAGCTCTTAGCAATCATAAACATTATAATGCTCAACAACTGAACTACAGTTACAACTTACGGTATTTGCACGAAATGATTTAAACAAATAGAAGAAAATTTGCAGCTTCCTATCCTAGTTTTGGAATAGAAATTCTAACTGAGATATGGTCCTATATAGAAGGAAAAGGAACTAAAATGGAATTATTTCTTCTGCTGATACGTACTTAATTACTGCCCTAATTTCTCATTAGGAACTAAAAATGTTCAAATTTTTACAGAAAATGAGATGTACTATACATATAACCAACCACAAACTTACACAATGAGCCTGGAAGTGGACAGCTCTTTGCGATCATAAACGTTACAACACTTCACTAACTCAACTAAGTTGCCAACTttggtatttgcaagaaatgtttTTATAAATAAGAAACATGTGGCATCATATCCCACTTTTGAAATGGAATTATCCATAATTTAGATATAGTCCAACATAGAAGGAAAAGTATCTAAAATGGAATTCTTTCTTACGCGCCATAACAcgcaaaattaaagagaaaattgaGTTAACCTCATATGTGACACTGACACCAGTAGATGCAGGCTCGCGTAGAGTTACAGAAGACACTGCACCATTTCCAGACAATATGCATAGCGCCCTTGGTCTCTGTTGTGCGAATAACAATAATTTTGCTGCAATGTCCTATTGAAAAAcaataaggaaaaatgtttaacTGAGGCAGGAGTTCATATGCATTTAAGCAATAAATCAACAGATAACTATCATTCAAAAGCAAGTTCAAGACAATGACATAAAGACCTTCACCAATAACCAGACACTACAGAAATCAGTAAGGAAACAGTAGACAGACAAGTGTTGCATGCATATAGAGTAGCCTGACTTGCGTGTGTTTTTTCAAATGTACGTACTATGTATCTTGACTTTCTGGAATCCTAGTGATATGGCCATTCAACTGATATTTACATGTTCTAACTTCTAATAATTCCTACCGGGCTTTAACATAATAATAGGTAAAGCATTATGCAAAATTATAATAGTGTAGCTCTATAGATTTATGATCCATAAACATACACTTCAATATTCTAAAAACTATTTGGTCAGAAGCTTCTAGTTGGTTATCTGAAGCAAGCCTAATAGAGGCCGGTAAGAATGATCAGTGCCCATTTCTGGTATtcatctgttttcttttccttatgCATGAATTTAAGAGCCTATGCAGGTTGAAATCataattaaacaaagacaataaACAACGACAACCTCCAGTGTCCTCACGGAGGGACTGTTGAGCACAACACATTGGAGCAACTCCATTGTTAGAGCACAAAATGTTTGTGACATCAATTCTTAGTATCTTACTAATATGAGCGGTGTCTAGCATACCTCTCCAACTCCAATGGTGATAACATGGGGTGCAAAAGCTAATCCAGCCGAAGTGTTCATCCAATCTCCTATGAAAACAGTTTAAAACATCAAAGACATAGTAAGAATAAGCCGCCCTTATAAAACATGTGAGAAATAGAAAAACTTGAACTGGAAAATTACAAACGTCTAACcaccaaaacaacaacaacaacaacaacaaagccttttcccactaagtggggtcggctatatgaatcctagaacgccattgcgctcggttttgtgtcatgtcctccgttagatccaagtactctaagtcttttcttagagtctcttccaaagttttcctaggtcttcctctaccccttcggtcctgaacctctgtcccgtagtcacatcttcgaaccggagcgtcattcggccttctttgcacatgtccaaatcaccggagccgattttctctcatctttcctacaatttcggctactcctactttacctcggatatcctcattcccaatcttatcctttctcgtgtgcccacacatcccacgaagcatcctcatctccgctacacccattttgtgtacgtgttgatgtttcaccgcccaacattctgtgtcatacaacatcgctggccttattgccgtcctataaaattttcccttgagcttcagtggcctacgacggtcacacaacacgccggatgcattcttacacttcatccatccagatcttattctatggttgagatctccatctaattctccgttctcttgcaagatagatcctaggtagcgaaaacggtcgctttttgtgatcttcgctagattgctccggtaattagtgtggataagtatataaatggatagagataggaaagcaaacacaagatgtacgtggttcacccagattggctacgtccacggaatagaagagttctcattaattgtgaagggtttacacaagtacataggttcaagctctcctttagtgagtacaagtgaatgatttagtacaaatgacattaggaaatattgtgggagaatgatctcgtaatcacgaaacttctaagtatcggagtgtggtgtcgtcttgacttgccttatctgtctcataggtagatgtggcatcttctctggaagtactcttcctccatccaggggtggtatctttaactggtggagatgcacaaggtaatgtatcaatttcacttgaagcttacttgtagtttcaggcttggtcaagcgcgatacaaaccatgtagtaagagtcccccaagtcgccgagctagggggtctgctgaaagaggtgacagacaaggtaagcaatcagagctccgactgattgttcaccttctccccatcttgcagcagcatgaaggataaagagaagaaaaatgagaagatatgatatgagatacttttgcttttgaagaagtaactttccacaggcttattcttgaactgagctggagggttttctggtttcctccagagtataaggccgactgaagaatttgagggtcaaaacaagtccatcaaatctagagtacgttccaccctgctgatatgggatactttttcttttgacagagtaatggatgtatcggcacgtgtgctgttacgcttgtctccacatgcttccttgtatccttcgcacttgccctatctgttcctcaagcagatgcggaatcttccctggaaacataagatgttgaagatgagtactcgagagcaatgccaggtaagtaatcaggtaaggggttccaagcagtcagttcctggctggaagcttgattccaagtgctgactgattgctctctttctccttgtcttgcaggtaaaaacaaggccaaaggaaaagacagggaaaaagcatgatatgggatactcttgcttttaaccctgatgatatgagatattcttgctctagtatagcttgtttgcagaggtattatcggggggaaagaaagctgaatatttcgaaaggcttcgttgggagtgccctctcagatatgatgaagggttgagcatttttgcaggtctgcctgtctgttggggatggaggtcgacatatataggagtctccctaacaagtagtaatgctattcctttaccctgcttggtcatagcacggtagtgggagctgccagttttacatgttttaactctgtcagagcactttgaaaaagtggtctgtggtatctggctctcgagattcggagaacgatgcctcttcgatttttgagaaagcaatcatgctgggggtctggctctcgagattcggagagcagtgtctcttcgatttttgagaaagtaatcatgttgggagtctggctctcgagattcggagggcggtgcctcttcgattttggagcaagcaatcttgttgggagtgttgtctcgaatgtgagtaaaggttgggcatgtttgttagtctaccttgccacgaagcacaaaggttgacacacagggactttccaattatccagcaatggtactgttcctttaccctctcttcgattttgagaaagtagtcatgttgggagtctggctctcgaggttcggaggacggtgtctcttcgattttggagcaagcaatcttgttgggagtgttttctcgaatgtgagtaaaggttgggcatgtttgctagtctaccttgccacgaagcacagaggttgacaaacagggactttccaattatccagcagtggtattgttcctttacccttgtgggtaataatacgGTAGCTagaacttcaaaatttatgtgtctaaactttgttagtgctgtttatttgctattcttttacctttcttggtcagagcgatgtagtgggagctgcaagcttcacgtgctcaactttggcagagaactttggcaaagttatctgtggtacccatgagctattgttgcgtgtgggaagtgggtgattgaacagtaagattcatgtgctttctacttcaccagaagtcttcgacagaatgcccataatttctgcaaagctgagtgtgcgtgtgacaggtgctgacaaggctagaaaagtaggtgcctcttcgatttctgagatcggccctcgtggtctctgagcagcccagcttttgagaaagcgagcgcctcttcgattgattcggagaacgatgcctcatcgatttttgagaatgcaatcatgctgggggtctggctctcgaagattcggggagcagtgtctcttcgatttttgagaaagtaatcatgttgggagtctggctctcgagattcggagggcggtgcctcttcgattttggagcaagcaatcttgttgggagtgttttctcgaatgtgagtaaaggttgggcatgtttgctagtctaccttgccatgaagcacagaggttgacacacagggactttccaattatccagcaatggtactgttcctttaccctctcttcgatttttaagaaagtagtcatgttgagagtctggttctcgagattcggaggacggtgcctcttcgattttggagcaagcaatcttattgggagtgttttctcgaatgtgagtaaaggttgggcatgtttgctagtctaccttgccacgaagcacagaggttgacacacaaggactttccaattatccagcagtggtactgttcctttacccttgtgggtaataatatggtagctagaccttcaaaatttatgggtctaaactttgttagtgctgtttctttgctattcttttacccttcttggtcagagcgatgtagtaggagctgcaagcttcacgtgctcaactttggcagagaactttggcaaagttatctgtggtacccatgagctattgttgcgtgtgggaagtgggtgattgaacagtaagattcatgtgttttctacttccccagaagtcttcgacagaatgcccataattttcgcaaagctgagtgtgcgtgtgacaggtgctgacaaggctggaaaagtaggtgcctcttcgatttctgagatcgaccctcgtggtctctggggagcccagcttttgagaaagcgagcgcctcttcaatttctgagatcagccttcgaggtctttgagcagcccaacttttgagaaagcaaacgcctcttcgatttctgagatcaaccctcgtgatctctaagcagcccagcttttgagaaagcaaacgcctcttcgatttctgagcaggcgcctcttcgatttctgaagctccgtcgagtgcagatttttataggggctggcattaagttccaaagcacacttgaatctccaccagtagaagcttcattcttgcacttctaagatcttgatttgtccgacctcctctcttcaacacctttgaaaatgtctggcccctccgaccgtcgttttgacttgaaccttgttgaagaggcagccccgccttctccagacaacatatggcgcccatccttcgtctcccctactggttctcttaccgttggggattccgtgatgaagaatgatatgaccgctgtggtggtggccaggaaccttctcactcccaaagataacagactactttccaaacggtctgatgagttagctgttaaggattcgctggctctcagtgttcagtgtgcaggttctgtgtctaatatggcccaacgcctatttgctcgaacccgccaagttgaatcattggcggctgaagtgatgagtctcaaacaggagattagagggctcaagcatgagaataaacagttgcaccggctcgcacatgactatgctacaaacatgaagaggaagcttgaccagatgaaggaaactgatggtcaggttttacttgatcatcagagatttgtgggtttgttccaaaggcatttattgtcttcgtcttctggggctgtaccgcgtaatgaagctccaaatgatcaacctctgatgcctcctccttctagggttctgtccagtactgaggctccaaatgatccccctccggtgccttctctttctggggctctaccgactgctgagacttctcctaagcaacctttgtgaaggctccctcttgtgtgtttattttgactcatgtatatgtacatatttgtagcttatcggggatatcaataaataagctttccttcatttcaacgtattgtgttagatacaccaaagccttcttcgctaagttctttgaattttcttttgttgaagcttgtatgttgaagctttctgagtggagcatgtaggttggggtagtgttcccttaattttccgagtgaggaaaacttctcggttggagacttggaaaatccaagtcactgagtgggatcggctatatgaatcttagaacgccattgtgctcgatcatgtgtcatgtccttcgttagatccaagtactctaagtcttttcttagagtctcttccaaagttttcctaggtcttcctctaccccttcggccctgaacctctgtcccatagtcgcatcttctaatcggagcgtcagtaggccttctttgcacatgtccaaaccaccgtaaccgattttctctcatctttccttcaatttcggctactcctactttaccccggatatcctcattcctaatcttatcctttctcgtgtgcccacacatccaacgaagcatcctcatctccgctacacccattttgtgtacgtgttgatgtttcaccgcccaacattctgtgccatacagcatcgccggccttattgccgtcctataaaattttcccttgagcttcagtggcatacggcggtcacataacacgccggatgcactcttccacttcatccatccagcttgtattctatggttgagatctccatctaattctccgttcttttgcaagatagatcctaggtaacgaaaacggtcgctctttggtatttcttgatctccaatcctcacccctaactcgttttggcctccatttgcactgaacttgcactccatatattctgtctttgatcggcttaggcgaagacctttagattccaacacttctctccaaaggttaagctttgcatttaccccttcctgagtttcatctatcaacactatatcgtctgcgaaaagcatacaccaaggaatatcatcttgaatatgtcctgttaactcatccattaccaacgcaaaaaggtaaggacttaaggatgagccttgatgtaatcctacagttatgggaaagctttcggtttgtccttcatgagttcttacggcagtctttgctccttcatacatatcctttatagcttggatatatgctactcgtactcctttcttctctaaaatcctccaaagaatgtctcttgggaccctatcatacgctttttccaaatctataaagaccatgtgtaaatcctttttcccatctctatatctttccatcaatcttcgtaagagatagattgcctccatggttgagcgccctggcatgaacccgaattggttgtccgaaacccgtgtctcttgcctcaatctatgctcaatgactctctcccagagcttcattgtatgactcattagcttaatacccctatagttcatgcaattttgtacgtcgcccttattcttgtagataggcaccaaagtgctcgttcgccactcatttggcatcttcttcgttttcaaaatcctattgaaaaggtcagtgagccatgttatacctgtctctcccaaaagtttccacacttcgattggtatatcgtctgggcctattgcttttttatgcttcatcttcttcaaagctacaaccacttcttccttccggattcgacgataaaaagagtagtttctacactcttctgagttactcaactcccctaaaaaagcactcatttcatgtccttcattgaagagattatgaaaataacctctccatctgtctttaaccgcgttctctgtagcaagaacctttccatcctcatccttgatgcacctcacttggtttaggtcccttgtcttcttttcccttgctctagatagtttatagatatccaactctccttctttggtatctagtcgtttatacatatcgtcgtaagccgctaacttagcttctctgacagctttcttcgcctcttgcttcgcttttctatacctttcaccattttcatcggtcttctccttgtataaggctttacaacattccttcttagccttcacctttgtttgtacctcctcattccaccaccaagattccttttggtgtggggcaaagcccttggactctcctaatacctcttttgctacttttcggatacaactagccatggaatcccacatttggctagcttccccctctctatcccacacacattgggtgattaccttctctttgaaaatggcttgtttttcttcttttagattccaccatctagtccttgggcacttccaagtcttgttcttttgtcttactcttttgatatgtacatccatcaccaacaagcgatgttgattagccacgctctctcctggtataactttgcaatccttacaagttatacgatcccctttcctcattagaagaaaatctatttgtgtttttgacgacccactcttgtaggtgatcacatgttcttctctcttcttaaagaaggtgttggctaagaagagatcatatgccattgcaaaatccaagatagcttccccatcctcgtttctctccccaaaaccatggccaccatgaaaacctccatagttgcctgtctccctgcccacgtgtccatttaaatctcctcctataaataacttctccgtctgagcaattccttgcaccaagtctccaagatcttcccaaaatttctccttcgaactcgtatccaaccctacttgaggtgcgtatgcactaatcacattgataagttcttgtcctattacaatcttgattgccatgattctatctcctaccctcttgacatctacaacatcttgtaccaaggtcttatccacgatgatgccaacaccgtttctcgttctatttgtgcccgaataccaaagtttaaaccctgagttttctagatcctttgccttactaccaacccacttagtttcttgtaggcacataatatttatccttctcctcaccataacttccactacttccatagattttcccgttaaggttcctatattccacgttcctaaacgcattttgctctcttgaactctacccttctgtcctagcttcttcaccctcccccgtctaataggatcaaagtacttcttttgtgtgtcccgggtaaagttgataggagcatatgctcccaaacaactttgagtggagtcgttcgaaaagaagtttctatggcccccttgctcatttaacactgcatccgggtgccgatggagatacaacgacccttgctcacttatcactgtgctcgggccacacagcgcgccacttacgggtgacgccctagctttagcgcgattttgttctggattcattttcataaggattcgacgtgatcatagAGTGCcagctgtcgactacctgacgccctacGTCTAACCACcaacgataaaaaaaaataaaaaatcaagtgTAGCGTACATAAAACAACTATAACACCAGAATCCATGACTGTTACTTCTACATGCATCTCTGCTCCTGACATCTTTAGATGTTTGTGCTAAAAACAGTCGTTTGTTAGTGAGCACCTCAAGGACATTACTCGTAATTTACAAAATGGGGGAAGTTTACTAACATACGCAGAATTGGCATGAATTAACCACCATTTATAGAAATTGAATGAACGAAATTGATAAGAAAATGCTAAACAATAATGGGCCACTACATGC of Malus sylvestris chromosome 6, drMalSylv7.2, whole genome shotgun sequence contains these proteins:
- the LOC126627342 gene encoding AT-hook motif nuclear-localized protein 5-like isoform X1, which gives rise to MDGREAMGLSGGSASYYISRGGGVGGSIPGSQAGGGGGLHHAALGLRSISNTLIQPQSNVRVSSVGSTFSVEPSRPNFEHHGSTMNVTPGAPSAQPVKKKRGRPRKYVPDGPVSLGLSPMSATPTPTPGSTSPTPKRSRGRPPGSGRKQQLAALGDWMNTSAGLAFAPHVITIGVGEDIAAKLLLFAQQRPRALCILSGNGAVSSVTLREPASTGVSVTYEGRFQILCLSGSYLVAEDGGPHNRTGGISVSLSNPNGHVIGGAVAVLIAATPVQVVLCSFVYGSSKTKNKQVAGPNSDENSEPQHSEKLALPSSAPPTQNYNPSGAGIWPGSRQVDLRNGHTGIDLTRG
- the LOC126627342 gene encoding AT-hook motif nuclear-localized protein 5-like isoform X2, giving the protein MDGREAMGLSGGSASYYISRGGGVGGSIPGSQAGGGGGLHHAALGLRSISNTLIQPQSNVRVSSVGSTFSVEPSRPNFEHHGSTMNVTPGAPSAQPVKKKRGRPRKYVPDGPVSLGLSPMSATPTPTPGSTSPTPKRSRGRPPGSGRKQQLAALDWMNTSAGLAFAPHVITIGVGEDIAAKLLLFAQQRPRALCILSGNGAVSSVTLREPASTGVSVTYEGRFQILCLSGSYLVAEDGGPHNRTGGISVSLSNPNGHVIGGAVAVLIAATPVQVVLCSFVYGSSKTKNKQVAGPNSDENSEPQHSEKLALPSSAPPTQNYNPSGAGIWPGSRQVDLRNGHTGIDLTRG